The uncultured Desulfatiglans sp. DNA window TCGAGTTCATCGTCCAGGAAAAGAGAGGGAAGGCACCATGACAGAGCATGCAATGAACCCCGATGAACCCCTGAAGGAGAACACTCAGGGGATGCTGAGACTCTTCGTCTACGGAACCCTGAAGTGCGGATTCTGGAATCATGACCGTTTCTGCCGGGGCGTTCTGGATATCCGGGAAGCCGTGGTCCGCGGCCGCCTTTATGAAATGCAATCAGGCATCCCCGTCCTGCAGGTTCCGGACAGGGATGTCCTCGCCCATGGCACCTTGGACGCTTTGGCCGACGTGGCCACACCGGCGCGGTTTTCCGAGCAGCTGGCCTCGTACCCCGAACCGGCCCAGAAAAGCGCCACAACGGGCGAATGGGGCTGCGTGTACGGGGAGCTTCTCACCTTCGACGATCCCGAGACACGCCTGCCCGCCATCGACCGCCTGGAAGGTTTCCGTCCGGGCGGATCGAGCTTCTACAAACGCGTTCTCGTGCTGGTATGTATTGAGTACAGCATGGCGCTCCCGGCCTGGGTGTATGTGGGGCCAACTGTTTGGAAAGACGAGAGTTTCCTGCCGCTTGGCAAATGGCCTTCTTGATTCCCACCGAGATGATTTGCGGGAAAGATTTTCCTTGCATTCTGCCTCGCGAATGATATAACATACGCTATTAAATTTGAGCAGAAGCCAGAGGTCTGCCGTCTGACAACGAGAGGTACACCGAATGGACAATGAAGATCGAAGTTTATCGACCTTGGTAAAGGAAATCCGGCAGCAGCTCGCCTTGAGCCAGGAGGACTTGGCGAGGCGGTTGAATGTCAGCTACGCAACCGTAAATCGTTGGGAAAACGGACAATCCTTGCCGTCCAAACTTGCCAAGGCTCAGTTGAGTGCATTCTGCAAAAAAATGATCAAGCAGGGTAAGTTGGCACTGGCGGACGACCTCATAGACTCTGCGGGACTTAGCCAGGACTAGGGAGCGAATATGAATAATTTCAGCGGAAAAGTGAATTTCATCTGGTCAGTGGCAGACCTGCTGCGGGGTCCCTATCGCCCGAATCAATACAAGGACGTCATGCTCCCCATGACGATGCTGCGTCGGCTCGACTGCGTTCTGGAGCCGACCAAGGACAAGGTGCTCGCCAAACAGAAAACGCTCTCCGGCGGAAAAGTCAAAAAGATCGATCCTCTTCTGTGCCGGGTTACGGGAGTGCCCTTTTACAACACAAGCCGCTATTCATTCGAGAAACTCAAAGGCGATCCCAACAACATCGCCGCCAACGTCACCAACTACATCAAGGGCTTTTCAACCCGCGCCCGGGAGATCATCGAGAGCTTCGGCTTCGAGGAACACATCGGGAAACTCGACAAGGCGGACCGTCTCTACCTTCTGGTATCCCGATTTTGCGATATTAACCTGCACCCGCAGGAAGTCTCGAACCTTGAGATGGGCTACATTTTCGAGGAACTGATCAGGCGGTTCAACGAGGCGTCGAATGAAGAGGCCGGCGACCACTTCACACCCCGCGAGGTGATCCGTCTGATGGTCAATCTGATTTTCATGCCCGACAGCGATGTGCTAACGACCAGGGGCATTGTCAAGACTCTCTATGACCCCGCTTGTGGGACCGGAGGCATGCTGTCCGTTGCCGAGGATTATGTCCGGGAACTGAATCCCGACGCCCGCTTGGAGGTCTTCGGCCAGGACTACAACGCCCAAGCCTACGCCATATGCGGATCGGACATGATGATCAAGGGCCAGGACATCGAGCATATTGCCTTCGGCGACAGCTTTACCGACGACCGCTTCCCCCGCCACAGGTTCGATTACATGCTGGCCAATCCGCCCTTTGGCGTGGAGTGGAAGCCCGAGGCAGACTTCATCAAGCGCGAGCATGAGGAGCAGGGCTTCGGCGGCCGTTTCGGGGCAGGTTTGCCGCGCATCAACGACGGGTCGCTTCTTTTCCTGCAGCACATGATCAGCAAGATGAAGGACCCCAAGGAAGGCGGTACGCGCCTGGCAATAGTCTTCAACGGATCACCGCTGTTCACCGGGGCAGCCGGATCGGGCGAGAGCGAGATTCGCCGCTGGATCATCGAAAACGACTGGCTGGAGGCCATCGTCGCACTGCCGGATCAACTCTTCTACAACACCGGCATCTACACCTATCTCTGGATCGTCACCAACCGGAAGGAGCCAAGCCGCAGGGGCAGGATTCAACTGGTGGACGGCACCGGATTCTTCAAAAAGATGCGCAAGTCCCTCGGAAACAAGCGCCACGAAGTATGCGACGACCAACGAGACGACATCACGCGGCGCTACGGCACGCTCAAGGAAGGCGAGCATATCCGCGTCTTCGACAACGAAGACTTCGGCTACCGCCGCATCACGGTCGAGCGTCCGCTCCGACTCAACTTTGCCGTGGACCAAGATCGTATCGCGCGGCTTGCCGAGGCCAAGGCCTTCACAAACCTGGCCACCAGCAAGAAACGCAAGGACACAAAGGCTGCGAAAGCAGAGATCGAAGCGGGCCGTAAGCTTCAAGAGGAAATTATGGCCGCTCTTGATTCGCTCTCATCGCTCGGCATTGTCAAAGATCGTGATGAATTCTCAACACGTTTAAAATCCGCCTTCAAGAAAGCCGGGATCAAGGTTCCCGCCGCGCTTCTCAAGGCGGTCCTCATGGCCCTGGCAGAACGGGACGAGACGGCCGAAATTTGCACTGATACCAAGGGTAATCCTGAACCCGACCCGGAACTGCGTGACTACGAGAACGTGCCGCTAAAGGAAGACGTGGACGCGTACATGAAGCGCGAGGTTTTGCCGCACGTGCCCGATGCCTGGATTGACGAGTCTAAAACCAAGGTCGGTTATGAGATCAACTTCAATCGCTATTTTTACAAGTACACGCCGCCGAGACCGTTGGAAGAGATCGAAACCGAGCTCAAGAAGATCGAGAAGGAAATTGCGGATATGCTCGCGGAGTTGACGGAATGAGTGATAACCTGCCCGCTCCTGTTGATTCCAAGATACTGATTTATCAATCCGATTCCGGGGAAACCCGCCTTGAGGTGCGACTTCAGGACGAGACCGTCTGGCTCACGCAGAATTTGATGGCCGAGCTTTATGGGACCACCAAGCAGAACATAAGCCTTCACATACAAAATATTTTCGAGGAAGGCGAACTGGCACCGGAGGCAACCGTCAAGAAATACTTGACAGTTCGCCAGGAGGGCTCACGTACGGTAAGGCGGCTTCTTGATTATTACAATCTGGACATGATCATCTCGGTCGGCTACCGGGTCAAGTCCGGCGTCGCAACCCGCTTCCGCCAGTGGGCCACGGCACGGCTGCGCGAATACATTGTCAAAGGCTTCACCCTCGACGATGAGCGCCTTAAGGGCGGCAAGGGCCTGGTGGACTATTTCGATGAACTGCTGGCCCGCATCCGGGAGATTCGTGCCAGCGAGGCCCGTGTTTACCAGCGGATTCGCGAGATCTTCGCCCTGGCCCGTGACTACCGTGAGGGTGAGAAAGAAACGCAGGTTTTCTTTGCCACCATGCAGAACAAGATGCACTACGCCGCCAGCGGCATGACGGCCGCCGAAATTGTCCGCAATCGTGCCGACGCGGCCAAGGCCAACATGGGATTGACAACATGGAAGGGCGGCCGGGTGCTGAAGCGCGACGTGGGAACGGCGAAAAACTATCTTGACGCCAAGGAGATCGACACGCTCAACCGGATTACGGTGATGTTCTTGGATCAGGCCGAGTTCCGCGCTCAACGGCGGCTGGATATCCGCATGCTTGACTGGGAGGCGTTTCTCGACAAGTTCCTGCGGAACACTGAACTGCCGGTGCTGGTCAATGCCGGATCTGTCAGCCGCGATGCGGCTCTCGAATGGGCGGAGGGGCAATACGATGCCTTTACCGAGCGCCGGCGTCTGGAGGCCGAGTCCGAGGCCGAGGCGCGGTACGTGGAAGACCTTCGAACCTCCGCCCGCGTCCTTGAGCAGGAGCGCAAGAAGAAGCCCCCGAAGCAAAAGCAGGCGAAGGCGAAGAAGAAAGGCCGCAAAGGCAGGCCGGGAAAAGGGGGCGGATCATGAGAAGCCCTGCCGCCCGGTCAGATAAGCGAGTAGCGTACCCGGCGTACAAGCCGTCGGGAGTGTCATGGCTTGGCGAGATTCCGGCGCATTGGGACCCAGTCAGGCTTCGTTATCGGGCAAAAATCAATCCCATTAGATCTGAAATCAACGGTTTGCCCGGCACTCTCGATGTCTCCTTTGTGCCAATGGAATCAGTCCACGAGTATGGCGGATTATCTCTCGATCAGTCACGCCCCCTCGCTGAGGTTTCAACCGGATATACATACTTTCGAGACGGTGATGTGCTTGCTGCCAAGATCACGCCCTGCTTTGAGAACGGCAAGGGAGCGATTGCACATGAGCTGATGAACGGCATCGGATTCGGCACGACGGAACTGCATGTCCTGCGTCCCCACCCATCGATGGACCGCCACTTCCTATTTTACGTCACCATTAGTCATGCTTTCAGACATCTTGGTGCTGCGGAGATGTATGGTGCTGGCGGTCAGAAACGTGTGCCCGAAATTTTCATAAGAGACTTTAGACAGTCGATCCCTCCGCTCAAGGAACAGCGTACCATTGCCGCCTTTCTTGATCACGAGACTGCCCGAATTGACGCGCTGATTAAGAAGAAACAGCGGCAGATTGAGTTGCTTCAGGAGAAACGTTTGGCCCTCATCACCCAAGCAGTAACAAAGGGTCTCGACCCCGATGCCAAGATGAAGGACTCCGGAGTTGAATGGATAGGCAGTATTCCGGCGCAATGGGAGGTCAAGCGACTAAAGTTTGTGGTTTCAGAACCGCTTAAATATGGTGCTAACGAGGCGGCGGAACTCGATGA harbors:
- a CDS encoding AIG2 family protein, with the translated sequence MTEHAMNPDEPLKENTQGMLRLFVYGTLKCGFWNHDRFCRGVLDIREAVVRGRLYEMQSGIPVLQVPDRDVLAHGTLDALADVATPARFSEQLASYPEPAQKSATTGEWGCVYGELLTFDDPETRLPAIDRLEGFRPGGSSFYKRVLVLVCIEYSMALPAWVYVGPTVWKDESFLPLGKWPS
- a CDS encoding HTH domain-containing protein, XRE family, with amino-acid sequence MDNEDRSLSTLVKEIRQQLALSQEDLARRLNVSYATVNRWENGQSLPSKLAKAQLSAFCKKMIKQGKLALADDLIDSAGLSQD
- a CDS encoding N-6 DNA methylase, yielding MNNFSGKVNFIWSVADLLRGPYRPNQYKDVMLPMTMLRRLDCVLEPTKDKVLAKQKTLSGGKVKKIDPLLCRVTGVPFYNTSRYSFEKLKGDPNNIAANVTNYIKGFSTRAREIIESFGFEEHIGKLDKADRLYLLVSRFCDINLHPQEVSNLEMGYIFEELIRRFNEASNEEAGDHFTPREVIRLMVNLIFMPDSDVLTTRGIVKTLYDPACGTGGMLSVAEDYVRELNPDARLEVFGQDYNAQAYAICGSDMMIKGQDIEHIAFGDSFTDDRFPRHRFDYMLANPPFGVEWKPEADFIKREHEEQGFGGRFGAGLPRINDGSLLFLQHMISKMKDPKEGGTRLAIVFNGSPLFTGAAGSGESEIRRWIIENDWLEAIVALPDQLFYNTGIYTYLWIVTNRKEPSRRGRIQLVDGTGFFKKMRKSLGNKRHEVCDDQRDDITRRYGTLKEGEHIRVFDNEDFGYRRITVERPLRLNFAVDQDRIARLAEAKAFTNLATSKKRKDTKAAKAEIEAGRKLQEEIMAALDSLSSLGIVKDRDEFSTRLKSAFKKAGIKVPAALLKAVLMALAERDETAEICTDTKGNPEPDPELRDYENVPLKEDVDAYMKREVLPHVPDAWIDESKTKVGYEINFNRYFYKYTPPRPLEEIETELKKIEKEIADMLAELTE
- a CDS encoding Virulence protein: MSDNLPAPVDSKILIYQSDSGETRLEVRLQDETVWLTQNLMAELYGTTKQNISLHIQNIFEEGELAPEATVKKYLTVRQEGSRTVRRLLDYYNLDMIISVGYRVKSGVATRFRQWATARLREYIVKGFTLDDERLKGGKGLVDYFDELLARIREIRASEARVYQRIREIFALARDYREGEKETQVFFATMQNKMHYAASGMTAAEIVRNRADAAKANMGLTTWKGGRVLKRDVGTAKNYLDAKEIDTLNRITVMFLDQAEFRAQRRLDIRMLDWEAFLDKFLRNTELPVLVNAGSVSRDAALEWAEGQYDAFTERRRLEAESEAEARYVEDLRTSARVLEQERKKKPPKQKQAKAKKKGRKGRPGKGGGS
- a CDS encoding conserved hypothetical protein (Evidence 4 : Unknown function but conserved in other organisms); its protein translation is MRSPAARSDKRVAYPAYKPSGVSWLGEIPAHWDPVRLRYRAKINPIRSEINGLPGTLDVSFVPMESVHEYGGLSLDQSRPLAEVSTGYTYFRDGDVLAAKITPCFENGKGAIAHELMNGIGFGTTELHVLRPHPSMDRHFLFYVTISHAFRHLGAAEMYGAGGQKRVPEIFIRDFRQSIPPLKEQRTIAAFLDHETARIDALIKKKQRQIELLQEKRLALITQAVTKGLDPDAKMKDSGVEWIGSIPAQWEVKRLKFVVSEPLKYGANEAAELDDPELPRYIRITDVDENGRLRDETFKSIPEDVARPYMLKEGDLLLARSGATVGKSFYYEPSWGRAAYAGYLIRARFDPTKTMPRFINYFTNSQQYWQWLGSSFIQATIQNVSAEKYANLIVPVPPFEEQKRIVSYLDSMWQRLNNMADKVRQSIQILKEYRSALISAAVTGKIDVRKEVS